In Populus alba chromosome 4, ASM523922v2, whole genome shotgun sequence, the genomic window acaaataacaatcaaaataataaagactaaagttaatacaaaaatcaaattctaaaggataaaattaaaaaataaatatataggaattaaaatattaaagatcaaatttgatataatcaacaaataataagatatttttatatttttcacaacttcttaaaagtgtttattatttaaaataaaaggaaaacactttcctgaaaactaaattaattttttttttacaaaaagtgttttctattgatatatttttataatggtaaataaatacacaaaaagcaaggttgttaattttgttatgtCTTGTTCTATCTGGAATGAGCAATATATCTCATTCCAGTTCAAAAACCAGAATAAATTGAACACATATTTCATCTTGCTTAGAATCTCAGCCTGTTCcaaaaattcaatccaaatTCTGACCAGAACATTTCGTTTTCATTTTGGTCGACCCATTCTAGTCaaatagtgtatttttttattttaaaaaagtatgtttttttcttctctaatttcatccttaaatacTTGGTTTATTgaatattagattttataatttattatggtttgtttttttttttttttttttatctcagtcACATAAACCATGTCACGGGTTTGAAGAGTTCACCTAGTTGAatcgagtttttttatataattttttaattaattttttttttagtttcatcattcaacatattcaatatttggttgattataaattaaattttatcatctgTTTCAGTTTGTTTCCAGTAAAATTATCCCACATGACTCGGGTTAGGGGCCTTGTGAATTAACCTGAATAGACGTTAATTCAAATTGATCCAATATGTTATCATCTCAAATAattgtcatttttaattttattttacttatgtttgaaatttaaatcatataatttcaagttaatttatctttgaatttgaattgaaattatatttattgaataatacAACCTCAAAACAACACTCTAAAACCAAAATATACCattccaattatatatatatataaaaaaacatcagcaaagtaaaaatttgaaaaataattttcacaaatcaCTTTTTCTTGAAGCagttcaatttcattatcacttaattaaaaaaaaccctgaagtcttaaaaagtaatataaaattccTTTGTATGGGTGatgtttaatgataaaataaaaggaaataatattttaatgataaaagacATATAATAAGATTATATGCTCAATTTacataaacaaatacaataagatgatatgataaaaaaataaataaacaaagttaATGAGCATATTATGATAGATTAAGGCAGGCACATGGTGGATCCATCTAAAAGCATATTATGATAGATTAAGTGTAAAAAAGTTGAGAATATTCAAGAAGTCATTATCtctcttttataaaataaaagaatatcactaattattttacaaatatcatattaattgtTTCTCTTTTATTACACTTTTTGGAAGCATCTATCTCTTTcataattaattcttaattattttaagatttctcACAGGCCACCTATAAATTCAcctatattgaaaaaacacccagaattataaaataaaaatgttggcaaattattaaataaaaatgtcgGCAAAATGAGTTATTTCTAAAAAGGAAAATGCTAAAAGTTTATCATTGAATACTTGCAATTTACACAAACcataaaataacaacattaCCCCAACCCCCACCAAACCCACGAGAACTACTTCCTTCTAACGCCAACACCAACGCCGGCGGAGGCCGGCAACACTGCGGAATTCATTCATAAATTGCACGATAAGGAGAAAACCCGTTAAATTTTTTGGAGTTTCTCTCCCTTAACAACAGGATTAGCCTTAGCAATCTGTTGTTTCCCTAAACTCTTAAAATCAAATTCGCAATCATGCTGTTCCGGGTACCTATGTGTTCCACAAAACACCATACCACACCTGCACTTGAACCCCGTCAACCCCACGCGCCTCCTACACGTCAAGCACCTAtttggctgctgctgctgcttcacAACCGCAGGCTCTCCTGCCTTTACCTCATCTTTTTTATCATCTCCCACCACCACAACAGGAGCTTTCTGGTTGGTGTTGACTTTAAGAACATCAACGGCTGGGGATGAAAAGGAGGAAACAGAAGCAgccgacgacgacgacgacgggTTTAGCAGCTGATGATTCAAGGGCTGTGATTGATGAAGATCACGGTAACACTTAGAACAAAGATTTTCTGTTGCTGGGCTCCCATAAAAACCGCAGTTGTTTACGCAGAGTCGTTGTTCTTGGCATCTGTGTTGTTCTTCTGccattatttttcaagatttcttGATTACCTCCTTTTTAATCTAACAcacaaaaaacccaagatttaaaaacacaacaacaacaacaacgaaaCTAGCCAGACTCGGCTACAAGGAatttataacctttttttttcttcaaaagttttttaaaaaaggcagGAAAAGATgaggaaaaataacaaaattataaggTTTTTATTACCTGTTTTGGTTCTGAATTGGAGAGAACAGAAATGGGCAGAGAACAAAGAGAGAGGGGTTG contains:
- the LOC118060175 gene encoding zinc finger A20 and AN1 domain-containing stress-associated protein 3; this translates as MAEEQHRCQEQRLCVNNCGFYGSPATENLCSKCYRDLHQSQPLNHQLLNPSSSSSAASVSSFSSPAVDVLKVNTNQKAPVVVVGDDKKDEVKAGEPAVVKQQQQPNRCLTCRRRVGLTGFKCRCGMVFCGTHRYPEQHDCEFDFKSLGKQQIAKANPVVKGEKLQKI